The following coding sequences are from one Arcobacter sp. CECT 8986 window:
- a CDS encoding response regulator, with protein MSLNEFKNMKLLYVEDEVNIRKYAMSYFNRLFNKTYEASNALDAYEIFLEHKPQIIVTDIKMSKTSGLEFIKKVREIDNKCQIIVLSAFLDTKYLLDAISLNLVKYLTKPIKHDELYLALCDCAKNIINQNKKLVYFSNDSYFDYINKNLYLKNVQQKITPKELSFLELLIENKNRTISYQEIENYIWYDSIMSDNALRLLVKKLRKKLPDNTLENIARTGYKINLYDNQ; from the coding sequence ATGAGTTTAAATGAATTTAAAAATATGAAGCTATTATATGTGGAAGATGAAGTAAATATAAGAAAATATGCTATGTCATACTTTAATAGACTTTTTAATAAAACATATGAAGCTTCAAATGCATTAGATGCTTATGAAATATTTCTAGAGCATAAACCACAAATTATTGTAACAGATATAAAGATGTCAAAAACTTCTGGTTTAGAGTTTATAAAAAAAGTAAGAGAGATTGATAATAAGTGCCAAATTATTGTACTTTCTGCTTTTTTAGATACAAAATATTTACTTGATGCTATTAGTTTAAATCTTGTAAAATATCTAACTAAACCAATTAAGCATGATGAATTATATCTTGCACTATGTGATTGTGCAAAAAATATTATAAACCAAAATAAAAAATTAGTTTATTTCTCAAATGATTCATATTTTGACTATATCAATAAAAATCTATATTTAAAGAATGTCCAACAAAAAATCACACCAAAAGAGCTTAGTTTTCTTGAATTACTAATTGAGAATAAAAATAGAACTATTAGTTATCAAGAGATTGAAAACTATATTTGGTATGACTCAATTATGAGTGATAATGCTTTAAGACTTCTTGTAAAAAAATTAAGAAAAAAACTTCCAGATAATACTTTAGAAAATATTGCAAGAACTGGATATAAGATTAATTTATACGATAATCAATGA
- a CDS encoding PepSY-associated TM helix domain-containing protein: MQDYSSKLFKQRLQRVHIIVGVCASIFMYIAVFFGIFAILLPYIQTWEKPSRHFEVANIKNIDYSSMIDPIISDADFPKNNIVITLPGYHNDPALKISHQFVEPIVFNPNTKKQIKDEEDISELAWFLNSMHYGRPLKTFGYLLFGFVAVSVMFLIIGGLIQVSIIKYKNKGKNQQSKFSKWHRKIFTWLFAPFIIVTLTGAMMNIGYTGSSLMTYITSKGETSNIGVLLAPVLEPEKKPIVRKNDNVEMLKINELIKKAQKINPNINFEKIVLINWKDSSARVELSGYNPKLPFLNGVFNKPTVILSGVDGKLIQNIKVLDKHWSVLFTDSMYFLHLLFGVDIFIRLLIAIIMGICAVAIGFGVMLFLEKKAKKFENKTTFYHWYGKLCLASMIGVIPATGFIFLLQWLLPFDLENRLIIQKGLFFISWIATFTYAFYETNSYKTAKNFFYLASILFLITPIVHFISSGYWPIDLINNSMNIILCVDIALFLFGLALFILAVKLPKNRANAKKFFNAKV, from the coding sequence ATGCAAGATTATTCATCAAAACTATTTAAACAAAGACTTCAAAGAGTTCATATAATCGTTGGAGTTTGCGCATCTATTTTTATGTATATTGCAGTGTTTTTTGGAATATTTGCTATTTTATTACCATATATTCAAACATGGGAAAAACCATCAAGACATTTTGAAGTTGCAAATATTAAAAATATAGATTACTCTTCTATGATTGACCCTATTATTTCAGATGCTGATTTTCCTAAAAATAATATAGTTATTACTCTACCTGGATATCACAATGACCCTGCTTTAAAAATTTCACACCAATTTGTAGAACCAATTGTATTTAATCCAAATACAAAAAAGCAAATAAAAGATGAAGAGGATATTTCAGAACTTGCATGGTTTTTAAATAGTATGCATTATGGAAGACCTTTGAAAACTTTTGGATATTTGCTTTTTGGATTTGTTGCTGTAAGTGTTATGTTTTTAATAATTGGAGGTTTGATTCAAGTTAGTATCATAAAATACAAAAATAAAGGTAAAAATCAACAAAGTAAATTTTCAAAATGGCATAGAAAAATTTTCACGTGGCTTTTTGCACCTTTTATTATCGTTACTCTTACAGGAGCGATGATGAATATAGGTTATACTGGTTCTTCACTTATGACATATATTACATCAAAAGGTGAAACTTCAAATATTGGTGTACTTTTAGCTCCTGTTTTAGAGCCTGAAAAAAAACCAATTGTAAGAAAAAATGATAATGTAGAAATGCTTAAAATAAATGAACTTATAAAAAAAGCACAAAAGATAAACCCTAATATAAATTTTGAGAAGATTGTTTTAATAAATTGGAAAGACTCTAGTGCAAGAGTAGAACTAAGTGGATACAACCCTAAACTTCCATTTTTAAATGGAGTCTTTAATAAACCTACTGTGATTTTAAGTGGTGTTGATGGAAAACTTATTCAAAATATAAAAGTATTAGATAAACACTGGTCTGTTTTATTCACAGATAGTATGTACTTTTTACATCTTCTTTTTGGTGTAGATATATTTATTAGATTATTAATTGCAATAATAATGGGAATTTGTGCAGTTGCAATTGGATTTGGTGTTATGCTATTTTTAGAGAAAAAAGCCAAAAAATTTGAAAATAAAACTACTTTTTATCATTGGTATGGAAAATTATGCCTTGCAAGTATGATTGGAGTTATTCCTGCAACTGGTTTTATATTTTTACTTCAATGGCTTCTTCCTTTTGATTTAGAAAATAGACTTATTATTCAAAAAGGACTATTTTTTATATCTTGGATAGCTACATTTACATATGCTTTTTATGAAACAAACTCTTATAAAACAGCTAAAAACTTTTTTTATTTAGCTTCAATACTATTTTTAATAACACCAATTGTTCACTTTATATCAAGTGGATATTGGCCAATTGATTTGATAAATAATAGTATGAATATTATTTTATGTGTTGATATTGCACTATTTTTATTTGGATTGGCTCTTTTTATTTTAGCAGTTAAACTTCCTAAAAATAGAGCAAATGCCAAAAAATTTTTTAATGCAAAAGTATAA
- a CDS encoding sensor histidine kinase encodes MRILLLTILFLLSLDAKDLLIKNRFIKIDDDKIFNQLKDFDFEKQKLKKATIKITLDKELLKNKEFYLKIICDSKNIKNTNIKYKNFSDFIIIKVDKSSSKNIFLTFEYPKKQQLKFALIRYNSFEYKYLQKKENLLYGLAYGIIFCAFLYNFAIFLYTKQKSFLYYSLMQFCLIFILYYAVLLVEQSYINNTQQILTDFFETFCILMMILFSKEILNSKKNIKYIDKLLNILVYLSLIDLLIILMYGYSQLYNYIPRSVIVFTLVFAGFVCMIKGQKVAIFYFLGWLVVFICLTMMEHDTFYINNLYIIHIGLPLESVILSFALAYKLKLSSDEKRQKDNMLIQQSKLASMGEMLNNIAHQWRQPLTNLSFINMDLKMAIKSDDINTDYLNEIVKDSTKQINFMSETLDNFKGFYQPSRKKESFFISETIYSCINTIENSLLQEKINLDIQIIKDKRITAYKNELIQVLLNLITNSKDVIKQREISSAEIIIKLNIDEKNNCILEIIDNAGGIDKKIINKIFEPYFTTKNEGSGIGLYMSKVIIQSHFKGEITVQNNLKGAHFKIVI; translated from the coding sequence ATGAGAATACTCTTACTTACCATTTTATTTTTATTATCTTTAGATGCAAAAGATTTACTAATAAAAAATAGATTTATAAAAATAGATGATGACAAAATATTCAATCAATTAAAAGATTTTGATTTTGAAAAACAAAAACTAAAAAAAGCAACAATAAAAATAACTCTTGATAAAGAACTTTTAAAAAATAAAGAGTTTTATCTTAAAATAATTTGTGATTCAAAAAATATAAAAAATACAAATATAAAATATAAAAATTTTTCTGATTTTATAATAATAAAAGTAGACAAATCTTCTTCTAAAAATATCTTTTTGACATTTGAATATCCTAAAAAACAACAACTTAAATTTGCACTAATAAGATATAACAGTTTTGAATATAAATATCTACAAAAAAAAGAGAATCTTCTTTATGGATTAGCATATGGAATAATATTTTGTGCTTTTTTATATAATTTTGCAATATTTTTATATACAAAGCAAAAATCTTTTTTGTATTACTCTTTGATGCAATTTTGTCTTATTTTTATTCTTTATTATGCTGTACTTCTTGTAGAACAATCTTATATAAATAACACTCAACAAATCTTAACAGATTTTTTTGAAACCTTTTGTATTTTGATGATGATTCTATTTTCAAAAGAGATTTTAAATAGTAAAAAAAATATAAAATATATAGATAAATTACTTAATATATTAGTATATTTAAGTCTAATAGATTTACTTATAATTTTAATGTATGGATACTCACAACTATATAACTATATTCCTCGCTCTGTAATTGTTTTTACACTAGTTTTTGCTGGTTTTGTATGTATGATAAAAGGACAAAAAGTTGCAATTTTCTATTTTCTTGGTTGGTTAGTTGTATTTATATGTCTAACAATGATGGAACATGATACTTTTTATATAAATAATTTATATATTATTCATATTGGACTTCCTTTAGAATCAGTTATATTAAGTTTTGCACTAGCATATAAATTAAAATTAAGTAGTGATGAGAAAAGACAAAAAGACAATATGCTAATACAACAAAGTAAATTAGCCTCAATGGGTGAGATGTTAAATAATATTGCCCATCAATGGAGACAACCTTTGACAAATCTATCTTTTATAAATATGGATTTAAAAATGGCAATAAAAAGTGATGATATTAATACAGACTACTTAAATGAAATTGTAAAAGACTCAACAAAACAGATAAATTTTATGTCTGAAACCCTTGATAATTTTAAAGGTTTTTATCAACCAAGTAGAAAAAAAGAGAGTTTTTTTATAAGTGAAACTATCTACTCTTGTATAAATACTATAGAAAATAGTCTATTACAAGAAAAAATAAATTTAGATATTCAAATCATAAAAGATAAAAGAATAACTGCTTATAAAAATGAATTGATTCAAGTACTTTTAAATCTAATTACAAACTCAAAAGATGTCATAAAACAAAGAGAAATTTCATCTGCTGAAATTATTATTAAATTAAACATAGATGAAAAGAATAATTGTATTTTAGAAATTATTGATAATGCAGGTGGCATAGATAAAAAGATAATAAATAAGATTTTTGAGCCATATTTTACTACAAAGAATGAAGGTAGTGGGATTGGATTGTATATGAGTAAAGTAATTATTCAATCTCATTTTAAAGGAGAAATAACTGTACAAAACAACTTAAAAGGTGCTCATTTTAAAATAGTAATATAA
- a CDS encoding TonB-dependent receptor yields the protein MRKNTYKNLFITTLVSVCTANSIYAKENQNLGDVIIQGSKLERSLQETTSSIQVFNDVDFLNSSSLNDMYDIFEQTSNINRSGKYGFNIRGISTVGIAGTYMGPRTIDVSIDGVSQGSNASKQGAISTWDMQQVEVIKGPQSTTQGRNALAGAVVLKTKDPEFIPNGAVQLDYATHNNRQFSVMQTGPITDNLAFRLSVDHKYSGGFVTNSDIRGDKFNESKITNVRGKLLYKFDNDATVLLNLSRLNYDDSGNTNVTKDRKSLWNTDGHYNTDAISHSIEVNYPINENWSMKSITSFTDETLDRLSDFDKLDGNALANMDRRNKSFNQEIRFNYKGENSKSVIGLYHSQGKGVDDRKVTDLNGTSTFGVPGLLLSYQQDLEEKFKNSAIYFNTDYYLTDNLTLLLGARLDRDTRENSSDIDAQRTTNLGALNPIIDSRLASLASGDIEAKKNSTNFLPKIGFNYKWNDNIHTGFVYSKGYRPGGMSVNPISAAAKDYEAEFTNNYELSFKSLWLDKRLSLNANIFYTTWKDQQVSEQGNSSSPFDINVVNAGKSTLKGIELDSKYQLNDEIDLYGNVGYLKATYKEYEDGTNDYKGNELIKSPNITANIGANYRNSSGYFIGGNINYIGSQYADSANERKIDSYYVTNIKTGYEKDDWALYVYANNLFDKNYEINNYGSGEYEMGDQRVVGVNFRYYW from the coding sequence ATGAGGAAAAACACTTATAAAAATCTATTTATTACTACACTTGTTAGTGTTTGTACAGCAAATAGTATCTATGCAAAAGAGAATCAAAATTTAGGTGATGTAATAATTCAAGGAAGTAAATTAGAAAGAAGTTTACAAGAGACTACTTCTAGTATTCAAGTTTTTAATGATGTTGATTTTTTAAATAGCAGTAGTTTAAATGATATGTATGATATTTTTGAGCAAACATCAAATATTAATCGTTCTGGTAAATATGGTTTTAATATAAGAGGAATTAGTACAGTTGGTATTGCTGGAACTTATATGGGTCCTAGAACAATTGATGTGTCAATTGATGGTGTTTCTCAAGGCTCAAATGCTTCAAAACAAGGAGCAATATCAACATGGGATATGCAACAAGTTGAAGTAATAAAAGGCCCACAATCAACAACTCAAGGAAGAAATGCTTTAGCAGGAGCAGTGGTACTTAAAACTAAAGACCCTGAATTTATTCCAAATGGTGCAGTTCAACTTGATTATGCAACTCATAATAATAGACAGTTCTCTGTTATGCAAACAGGACCAATTACTGATAACTTAGCATTTAGATTATCTGTTGACCACAAGTACTCAGGAGGTTTTGTAACTAATAGTGATATTAGAGGTGATAAATTTAATGAAAGTAAAATTACAAATGTAAGAGGAAAATTACTATATAAATTTGATAATGATGCAACAGTTTTATTAAATTTGAGTAGATTAAATTATGATGATTCTGGTAATACAAATGTTACAAAAGATAGAAAAAGTTTATGGAATACAGATGGTCACTATAATACTGATGCAATTTCACACTCTATTGAAGTAAACTATCCAATAAATGAAAACTGGTCAATGAAATCAATTACAAGTTTTACAGATGAAACTTTAGATAGATTAAGTGACTTTGATAAACTTGATGGAAATGCACTTGCTAATATGGATAGAAGAAACAAAAGTTTTAATCAAGAGATAAGATTTAACTACAAAGGAGAAAACTCTAAAAGTGTAATTGGTCTTTATCACTCACAAGGAAAAGGTGTAGATGATAGAAAAGTTACAGATTTAAATGGTACTTCTACATTTGGGGTTCCTGGACTTTTATTAAGCTACCAACAAGACTTGGAAGAAAAGTTTAAAAATAGTGCTATTTATTTTAATACAGATTACTACTTAACTGACAATTTAACTTTACTTTTAGGAGCTAGACTTGACAGAGATACAAGGGAAAATAGTAGTGATATAGATGCACAAAGAACAACTAACTTAGGAGCACTTAATCCTATTATTGATTCTAGATTAGCCTCACTTGCAAGTGGAGATATAGAAGCTAAAAAAAATAGTACTAATTTCTTACCAAAAATTGGTTTCAATTATAAATGGAATGATAATATTCACACAGGATTTGTTTACTCTAAAGGTTATAGACCAGGAGGAATGTCTGTAAATCCAATAAGTGCAGCGGCAAAGGATTATGAAGCAGAATTTACAAATAATTATGAACTATCTTTTAAATCATTATGGTTAGATAAAAGATTGTCTTTAAATGCAAATATTTTTTATACTACGTGGAAAGACCAACAAGTATCAGAACAAGGTAACTCAAGTAGCCCTTTTGATATAAATGTAGTAAATGCTGGAAAATCTACACTAAAAGGTATAGAACTTGATTCAAAATATCAACTAAATGATGAGATAGATTTATATGGAAATGTAGGTTATTTAAAAGCTACATATAAAGAATATGAAGATGGAACAAATGATTATAAAGGAAATGAGTTAATAAAAAGCCCAAATATCACAGCTAATATTGGTGCAAATTATAGAAATTCAAGTGGCTACTTTATAGGAGGAAACATAAACTATATTGGCTCACAATATGCAGACAGTGCAAACGAAAGAAAAATAGATTCATATTATGTTACAAATATAAAAACAGGATATGAAAAAGATGACTGGGCTTTATACGTTTATGCAAATAACTTATTTGATAAAAATTATGAAATAAATAACTATGGTTCAGGTGAATATGAGATGGGAGACCAAAGAGTTGTAGGTGTAAACTTTAGATATTATTGGTAA